The Pararhizobium sp. IMCC21322 sequence GCCGAAAGCAGCTACTTTGGTTCAGGCGAGCGCGGATTGCGCTTTATCGACCAGAACTTTGAAAGTAGCAGGCTCATGAATGGCAATGTCTGAAAGTACTTTGCGATCCACAGCAATCTCGGCCTTGTTGAGGCCATCGATAAATCGACCATAGGTCATGCCATGTTCACGTACGGCAGCATTGATCCGCTGGATCCACAAAGCGCGGAAATTACGCTTTCTGGTTTTACGGTCACGATAGGCGTATTGGCCTGCCTTCTCCACGGCCTGTTTGGCAACGCGGATGGTATTTTTGCGGCGGCCATAATAGCCTTTTGCAGCTTTGATAACTTTTTTGTGTCGGGCGTGGGACGTGACGCCCCGTTTAACTCGGGCCATTTTCGTATTCTCCGGTAAAGATCAATTAAGCGTATGGAAGGAACTTCTTCACGATACGTGCATCCTGAGGACACAGCACCGTGGTGCCCCGCGCCTGACGGATGAATTTCTTGCTGCGTTTAATCATGCCATGGCGTTTGCCGGCCTGCGCAACCTTGATCTTTCCACTCGAAGTGACCTTGAAGCGCTTTTTCGCACCCGATTTGGTCTTCATCTTGGGCATTTTGCTCTCCTTAATTTGTCTTGTAAGCCCGGACTGGTCTGTTGCGCGAAACGCAATTTGGCCAATCAATATGTGGGCTTGAGCATTTTTGAACGGACTCGGCATGCCCTGCCGGCCAGTCCAATGAAGCCGCAGCTTATAACGGGGTGTCGTAGGAAGGGCAAGGGGTGATTTGCAATTCTGTTGGTCTTGCAAAACCATTATCTGAACTTGCTGTCTTTGGGAGTCTACAGAAAATTCGATCCATGTTTACCCGGCCCAATACCAAGGTGCGCCGCAATGGTTTCCCCGATATCGGAAAAGCTTGGCCGCAGACCAATTTCCTTTGCGCCAATGCCCGGTCCGAAGGCCAGTATCGGGACCTGTTCCCGTGTGTGGTCGGTGCCAATCCATGTCGGGTCGCAGCCATGATCGGCAGTGATGATAGCCAGATCACCATCCTTCATCTGGTTGATAAAGCGCGGCAGCATGGCGTCAAAGGCCTCCAATGCCTCGGCATAACCTGGCACATCACGGCGGTGTCCGAACAACATGTCGAAATCGACAAAATTCACAAACACCAGATCACCATCACCGGCCAGTGTCTCGGCTTCCATCATGGCATCGAAAAGCGCGGGATTGCCGCTGGCCTTGATGGATTTGGTAATGCCCTTGGCGGCAAAAATGTCTGATATCTTGCCAACAGCAATGATTTGTCGCCCTGCCGCCTTCAGCCGATCCAGAACCGTATCCTGTGTTGGCTCAATTGCGTAGTCGTGTCGGTTGCCGGTGCGTTTGAAGTCTTTTGCACTCTCGCCGATAAATGGCCTTGCAATGACCCGGCCAATCATCATGTCGAAAGTCAGCTCACGCGCAATTTCACAAATTTCGTAAAGCCGCTCCAGACCGAAATGGGTTTCATGGGCTGCAATCTGCATCACCGAATCCGCCGATGTGTAGAAAATCGGTTTTCCGCTGGCGATGTGTTCTTCGCCCAATTCTTCAATGATGACGGTTCCGGACGCGTGCTTGTTGCCCAATATCCCGGGCAGGCCGGCTTTTTCAACAATTTGAGCAATCAGCTCATCTGGAAAGCAGGGTTCTGTTTCGGGAAAATAGCCCCAGTCAAATGGCACCGGCAATCCGGCGATTTCCCAATGGCCGGAGGGTGTGTCCTTGCCATTCGAAATCTCGCGGCCGACGCCCCAGGCGTTTTCTGACGCGCCAGAATAATCCAGCCCGGCAGGTCGCGCACCGTCAGAAAGCTCTGCTGCTGCACCCAATCCCAGCCTGTCCAGATTTGGCAGCGACAATGGGCCTTTGCGCAGTCCGGCGCGATCACCGCCGCCTGAGGCACATTCTTGCGCAATATGCCCAAGCGTGTTGGACCCTTCATCGCCAAAGATCGCTGCATCCGGCGCACCGCCAATACCAAAACTGTCCATGATCAATAAAAATGCGCGTGCCATCAGGAAGGCTCCGTGGTTTTGGCAAAATCATCGGGTGCAAGCCGGTGCAGGATCACAGGTTTTCGGGTTGCGCTCTCACCTGTTGCATAACAGGCCTGCAATTCCGCCGCCGCTGCATCTGCTCTGTCCTGTGTCGCGGCATGGACACGGCCAATCGGTGTCTCATTGTCGGCGGTATCACCTATGCTCGCCAGATCAGAGAAGCCGACCGAGTAATCCAGTTCATCTTCCGGCGTGGTCCGTCCTCCGCCAAGTCCGATGACAGCCAGGCCCACATTACGGGTCTGAATTTCATTGATGATCCCTTCATGCGCCGCAAACACATCCATAATCACCGGCGCGACCGGCAGATGCCTACTGGCATTGTCAATAAAGTCAGTTGGGCCACCCAGAGCGGCAACCATGCGGTCAAACTGCTCCGCAGCCTTTCCGCTTTCCCAAACTGTCTGCAGCGCCGTGCGGGCAGCATCAAGGCCGCTATACAGATTACCAAGAACCAGCATGTCTGCGCATAAAGACAGCACCACCTCTTCCATTCGGGGCATTGCGCGTGCACGGGTCAGGAAATCAACCGCATTTTGAACTTCAACCGCATTGCCAGCGGCATTTGCCAGGGGCTGGTTCATATCAGTGACCAGCGCAAGTGTCGGCATGCCTGCACCATTGGCCACAGAGCCAAGCGAGTTTGCCAGACCAAGGGCTTCTTCTTCGCTGGCCATGAAGGCCCCGTTGCCGCATTTCACATCCAGCACA is a genomic window containing:
- the rplT gene encoding 50S ribosomal protein L20, which gives rise to MARVKRGVTSHARHKKVIKAAKGYYGRRKNTIRVAKQAVEKAGQYAYRDRKTRKRNFRALWIQRINAAVREHGMTYGRFIDGLNKAEIAVDRKVLSDIAIHEPATFKVLVDKAQSALA
- the rpmI gene encoding 50S ribosomal protein L35, which gives rise to MPKMKTKSGAKKRFKVTSSGKIKVAQAGKRHGMIKRSKKFIRQARGTTVLCPQDARIVKKFLPYA
- a CDS encoding phosphopentomutase, producing the protein MARAFLLIMDSFGIGGAPDAAIFGDEGSNTLGHIAQECASGGGDRAGLRKGPLSLPNLDRLGLGAAAELSDGARPAGLDYSGASENAWGVGREISNGKDTPSGHWEIAGLPVPFDWGYFPETEPCFPDELIAQIVEKAGLPGILGNKHASGTVIIEELGEEHIASGKPIFYTSADSVMQIAAHETHFGLERLYEICEIARELTFDMMIGRVIARPFIGESAKDFKRTGNRHDYAIEPTQDTVLDRLKAAGRQIIAVGKISDIFAAKGITKSIKASGNPALFDAMMEAETLAGDGDLVFVNFVDFDMLFGHRRDVPGYAEALEAFDAMLPRFINQMKDGDLAIITADHGCDPTWIGTDHTREQVPILAFGPGIGAKEIGLRPSFSDIGETIAAHLGIGPGKHGSNFL
- the deoA gene encoding thymidine phosphorylase, with protein sequence MSYLPQELIRKKRDGKALEPDEIKFLVRGLADKSVKAEQISAFAMAVFFNDMSMAERVALTEAMRDSGDVLDWSDLPGPALDKHSSGGVGDNVSLMLAPLIAACGGFVPMISGRGLGHTGGTLDKFDAIPGYQTSPDNALFHKTVLEVGCAIIGQTQNLAPADKTIYGIRDVTGTVESEALITASILSKKLAAGLSALVLDVKCGNGAFMASEEEALGLANSLGSVANGAGMPTLALVTDMNQPLANAAGNAVEVQNAVDFLTRARAMPRMEEVVLSLCADMLVLGNLYSGLDAARTALQTVWESGKAAEQFDRMVAALGGPTDFIDNASRHLPVAPVIMDVFAAHEGIINEIQTRNVGLAVIGLGGGRTTPEDELDYSVGFSDLASIGDTADNETPIGRVHAATQDRADAAAAELQACYATGESATRKPVILHRLAPDDFAKTTEPS